Proteins co-encoded in one Fusarium musae strain F31 chromosome 3, whole genome shotgun sequence genomic window:
- a CDS encoding hypothetical protein (EggNog:ENOG41) has translation MKVVAFLRHGLGLLVPLSIAFTIYLYIFPIIQGCAFPVESRDSQEAYDLTKKFHWPSKPTADDHAKLAPFRLLALGDPQLEGDTSIITNYLGTFPHVQSAFKHITFQTSHWCFRERVRKIIHDIVDIIMEDLPYYLMSQRKRFDLWGNDFYLAHIYRQVNWWSNPTHVSVLGDLVGSQWIDDKEFEKRGRRFWNRVFKGTERLSDELAQNPSNNYNISGVLDGSDEAKLWKKRMLNVAGNHDIGYAGDLTEERLERFERVFGKANYELRFELPITDPEVIATMYSDSNPESKRVIPELRIVAVNDMNLDTPAKSLPLQDATYGFINNVISTAGSVQYEGQFTLILTHIPMYKPAGICVDAPFFDFHTAADGGGLKEQNQLSSDASRGFLEGIWGMSSKRTAPGGGYGRAGLMLNGHDHAGCDTYHYINQTNGTDPSQRQWEVKTWSDAQDLKIPGTDGIPGRREITVRSMMGDFGGNAGLLSLWFDLESWEWKYEYATCPLGSQHFWWFVHIFDFCVLVWMQSYAVLSVMEAYGVDVDGPFWRGVSRMKDFVLRRKQSVSDKKK, from the coding sequence ATGAAAGTCGTGGCTTTTCTCCGCCATGGCCTGGGCCTACTGGTGCCGCTTTCGATAGCATTCACAATCTACCTCTACATCTTTCCCATCATCCAGGGATGCGCATTCCCCGTCGAGTCGAGAGATAGTCAAGAGGCTTATGACTTGACCAAGAAGTTTCACTGGCCTTCGAAGCCGACAGCGGACGATCATGCTAAGCTTGCGCCTTTCCGACTCCTGGCGCTGGGAGATCCTCAGCTAGAAGGCGATACCTCGATCATTACAAACTACCTGGGCACTTTCCCCCATGTGCAGAGTGCTTTCAAGCATATTACGTTCCAGACGAGTCACTGGTGCTTCCGCGAGCGAGTGCGAAAGATAATACACGATAttgtcgatatcatcatggaGGATCTCCCCTACTACCTCATGTCGCAGCGCAAGAGGTTTGATCTTTGGGGCAACGATTTCTACCTGGCACATATCTACCGCCAAGTAAATTGGTGGTCCAACCCTACCCATGTTTCGGTCCTGGGCGATCTTGTCGGTAGTCAATGGATCGACGacaaggagtttgagaagcgAGGCCGACGATTCTGGAACCGCGTGTTCAAGGGAACCGAGAGATTGTCCGACGAGTTGGCGCAAAACCCGAGCAACAATTACAATATTTCTGGTGTTTTGGATGGTAGCGATGAAGCAAAGCTTTGGAAAAAGAGAATGCTCAACGTGGCAGGAAACCACGATATTGGATACGCTGGGGATTTGACCGAGGAGCGATTGGAGCGCTTTGAACGAGTTTTTGGAAAGGCGAACTATGAGCTGCGATTCGAGCTGCCCATCACGGACCCCGAGGTGATAGCTACGATGTACTCTGATTCGAACCCCGAGTCGAAACGAGTCATCCCCGAGCTTCGCATCGTTGCTGTCAACGATATGAACCTTGATACACCGGCGAAGTCTCTTCCTTTACAGGATGCGACATAcggcttcatcaacaacgtCATTTCGACCGCAGGTTCTGTTCAGTACGAGGGACAATTCACTCTGATCCTCACGCATATCCCAATGTATAAACCGGCAGGCATCTGTGTTGATGCTCCTTTCTTCGACTTCCACACTGCAGCAGATGGCGGAGGTCTCAAGGAGCAAAACCAGCTCAGCTCCGACGCCAGTCGGGGTTTCCTGGAAGGAATCTGGGGCATGAGCTCAAAGAGGACAGCCCCAGGCGGTGGCTACGGCCGCGCAGGTCTAATGCTCAACGGCCACGATCACGCCGGCTGCGACACGTACCACTACATCAACCAGACAAACGGCACAGACCCCTCCCAGCGCCAGTGGGAGGTGAAAACCTGGTCCGACGCACAAGATCTCAAGATCCCAGGCACCGATGGCATACCGGGCCGACGCGAGATCACAGTCCGCAGCATGATGGGCGACTTTGGCGGAAACGCCGGTCTGCTGAGTCTCTGGTTCGACCTGGAGTCCTGGGAGTGGAAGTATGAGTACGCCACGTGCCCGCTGGGAAGCCAGCACTTCTGGTGGTTCGTGCACATCTTTGACTTCTGCGTGCTGGTGTGGATGCAGTCGTACGCCGTGCTCTCTGTGATGGAGGCTTATGGAGTTGATGTGGACGGGCCGTTTTGGAGGGGCGTGTCACGGATGAAGGATTTTGTACTGCGACGGAAACAAAGTGTCAGTGATAAGaagaagtaa
- a CDS encoding hypothetical protein (EggNog:ENOG41), protein MAAAPSPPSPRPGAPMPMPSDLTFPQDTNPRLSIATPLRLMLGTISSAVVGFSLGATQGGQMAQLRFRAEHAHKMPDTTTGWYFYHKSKNYHAMQGGIREGFRMGLKTGFWSFLALSLESTVDRYRGASDMFSTTIATLTVAGAFSLWHLGLTKGNGIAQNPIWGMHGVLGALMMMESDG, encoded by the exons ATGGCCGCCGCTCCGTCGCCGCCGTCACCCCGGCCTGGCgcaccaatgccaatgccctCAGATCTAACATTCCCCCAGGACACGAACCCGCGCCTGTCCATCGCGACGCCATTGCGGCTCATGCTGGGAACAATCTCGTCAGCAGTCGTGGGCTTCTCGCTCGGTGCGACGCAGGGCGGACAGATGGCGCAGCTGCGGTTCCGGGCGGAGCATGCGCACAAGATGCCCGACACGACGACAGGGTGGTACTTCTACCACAAGAGCAAGAATTACCACGCCATGCAGGGCGGCATACGAGAGGGCTTCCGCATGGGTCTCAAGACGGGTTTCTGGAGCTTCCTGGCCCTGTCGCTTGAGAGCACGGTCGATCGATATCGCGGGGCGAGCGACATGTTTTCTACGACGATAGCTACGCTTACAGTCGCCGGCGCGTTTTCTCTTTGGC ACCTCGGCTTGACTAAGGGAAATGGTATTGCGCAAAACCCCATATGGGGAATGCATGGCGTTTTGGgagctttgatgatgatggaaagcGACGGGTAG
- a CDS encoding hypothetical protein (EggNog:ENOG41), producing the protein MTDVDDANISVRFKHGIHTIYLFIDALAPFSSAATELLNVLIERYPDGLTKSFDSSEKTTYDADSILAFGALKTPNDPSSGWVKLKTGDGEKTPTALGLKNNSLLAFAVLDDEGDKPEFEVEWPKEDEELYEE; encoded by the exons ATG ACTGACGTCGATGACGCAAACATCTCGGTGCGCTTCAAGCACGGCATCCATACCATCTACCTCTTTATCGACGCCCTCGCCCCCTTCTCCAGTGCCGCCACTGAGCTCCTCAATGTTCTGATCGAACGATACCCCGATGGGCTTACCAAGTCATTTGACTCTTCCGAGAAGACTACATACGATGCAGACTCGATCCTTGCGTTTGGCGCATTGAAGACGCCGAATGACCCCTCGAGCGGATGGGTCAAACTCAAGACGGGTGATGGAGAGAAGACACCGACAGCATTGGGACTGAAGAATAATAGTCTTCTTGCGTTTGCGGTGCTGGATGACGAGGGTGATAAGCCCGAGTTTGAGGTGGAGTGGCCaaaggaggacgaggagcttTACGAGGAATAA